The following proteins are co-located in the Ruminococcaceae bacterium KH2T8 genome:
- a CDS encoding Helix-turn-helix domain-containing protein has protein sequence MSQLLAESIKRLRKERGLSQQQLADMLYVDRSSIAHWELGRRVPDAEVISRLSQVFNVDVNSLMDAASDESVEKTNVIIVDDEKIILQGGMPVIESVLPDVRVTGFQKPSEAIAFANSNKVDLAFLDVEMGSVSGLDLCRELLIINPQMNIIFLTAHTDYSIDAWNTGACGFLLKPIGPENIKKQLKFLRYPIKGLARLV, from the coding sequence ATGAGTCAGCTGTTGGCAGAATCTATCAAGCGATTACGAAAAGAGCGCGGATTATCCCAGCAGCAGTTGGCGGATATGCTTTATGTTGACAGATCGAGCATCGCCCACTGGGAACTCGGAAGGCGAGTCCCGGATGCCGAAGTTATCTCCAGACTTTCCCAGGTGTTTAATGTTGATGTCAATTCACTGATGGATGCTGCTTCTGACGAATCAGTAGAGAAGACCAACGTGATCATTGTGGACGACGAGAAGATCATCCTGCAGGGCGGTATGCCTGTCATTGAGAGTGTACTTCCTGATGTACGTGTTACAGGGTTTCAAAAGCCGTCCGAAGCGATCGCTTTCGCAAACAGTAACAAGGTCGATCTGGCTTTTCTTGATGTTGAGATGGGAAGTGTTAGCGGACTTGATCTTTGCAGGGAGCTTTTGATCATCAATCCTCAGATGAATATCATCTTTCTTACTGCACATACCGACTATTCGATCGACGCCTGGAATACGGGTGCGTGCGGATTTCTCTTAAAGCCCATTGGACCTGAGAACATCAAGAAACAGCTCAAGTTCTTGAGATACCCAATCAAGGGTCTGGCAAGACTGGTATGA
- a CDS encoding putative efflux protein, MATE family, with protein MEKEGSTKVRAGDFGTGSMAKLIAKQALPLTLSQLAQLLYNIIDRMYIGRIPGAGTTALTGLGLTFPVVSIIAAFTLLFGQGGAPLFSIARGEGNKDKASRILGNSFVMLTIAAFILTLSGYIFMRPIVYAFGASDNSYYYASQYLQIYLIGTIFSMLATGLNFYITAQGFPKTSMVTVMSGAIINIILDPIFIFGLNLGIKGAALATIISQFISAAWVLRFLFGKKAIIPIKRSSMKLHAPTCFKIISVGFTGFVMEITNSATQIVCNRTLRYYGGGQQDLYIAIMTIVSSVRSIMGVAVNGITAGSQPVLGFNYGAKKYDRVRNGIKTMSLFGFVYTAVCWLIIFLFPGFFIGLFSTDAVANKIAVPYLHIFFMAYVFMSLQYSGQSTFMSLGKAPQAIFFSLLRKALLVIPLTLILPKFLDDPISGVFWAEPISNILGGSASFFTMYFTLYRRFDKEA; from the coding sequence ATGGAAAAAGAAGGATCGACAAAGGTAAGAGCAGGAGATTTCGGCACGGGTTCAATGGCAAAGCTGATCGCCAAGCAGGCCCTTCCCCTGACTTTATCCCAGCTCGCACAGCTCTTATATAACATCATCGACAGGATGTACATCGGCCGTATCCCCGGTGCAGGCACTACTGCGCTTACGGGCTTGGGGCTCACATTTCCTGTCGTCTCCATAATCGCGGCTTTCACACTGCTCTTTGGTCAGGGCGGCGCCCCTCTCTTCTCCATCGCACGAGGCGAAGGAAATAAGGACAAGGCTTCACGCATCCTGGGAAACTCCTTCGTAATGCTCACTATCGCCGCGTTTATCCTCACGCTTTCGGGCTATATCTTCATGCGCCCCATCGTATATGCTTTCGGCGCCAGTGACAATTCATATTACTATGCGTCCCAATATCTGCAGATCTACCTTATCGGTACGATCTTCTCCATGCTGGCAACGGGTCTTAATTTCTATATCACGGCTCAGGGATTCCCCAAGACATCGATGGTCACTGTCATGTCCGGTGCGATCATCAACATCATCCTTGACCCTATCTTCATCTTCGGTCTTAACCTCGGGATCAAAGGCGCAGCTCTTGCGACCATCATCTCGCAGTTCATATCGGCCGCATGGGTATTGAGATTCCTTTTCGGCAAAAAGGCGATCATCCCCATAAAGAGGTCGTCCATGAAGCTTCATGCTCCTACCTGCTTCAAGATCATCTCCGTTGGCTTTACGGGCTTTGTAATGGAGATCACGAACAGTGCGACCCAGATAGTATGCAACAGGACCCTGAGATACTACGGCGGCGGACAGCAGGACCTTTATATCGCCATCATGACGATCGTAAGCTCCGTAAGATCCATAATGGGCGTTGCCGTTAACGGTATCACGGCAGGTTCTCAGCCTGTCCTGGGATTTAATTACGGAGCCAAGAAATACGACAGAGTACGAAACGGCATAAAGACGATGTCTCTCTTCGGATTTGTCTATACGGCCGTATGCTGGCTCATCATCTTCCTGTTCCCGGGATTCTTCATCGGCCTTTTCAGCACCGATGCCGTGGCAAATAAGATAGCAGTTCCTTACCTTCACATATTCTTTATGGCATACGTATTTATGTCTCTTCAGTATTCGGGACAGTCGACATTCATGTCTTTGGGCAAGGCACCTCAGGCGATCTTCTTCTCGCTCCTTCGAAAGGCTCTGCTTGTCATCCCCTTAACGCTCATCCTTCCTAAGTTTCTCGATGATCCGATAAGCGGTGTATTCTGGGCTGAGCCTATCTCCAATATCTTAGGAGGAAGTGCGAGCTTCTTTACGATGTACTTTACGCTCTACAGAAGATTCGACAAGGAAGCCTGA
- a CDS encoding HD domain-containing protein: MMQLRKAVTQGLMRRRMGRVALLCIFGISLNLLGSIVAGLLNVPFYFDSIGTILVAAMSGTLPGIAVGFFTNILKVMTGDYSSIYYGAINVLLAMTTSHFARKGYFRKVYKAILLVFVLAFVGGGIGSVLTWFLFGFATEGVTASFALGLYNRFSMPMFAAQFIADYSIDVIDKFISIAIVYAVITILPNKIEEKFRYDGWQQRPLSEDIRIALSKGTVRRISLRTKILLLLTVASLLVAIVAVLIGYYLFRRSTIEDHTTIGESVSNLAASVIDPDKVDDFLEKGEDAEGYKKTEDLLYGIRNSSPDILYLYVYRIEDDGCHVVFDLDTIDGEAGSEPGDVIPFDESFSEYVPHLLKGEDIPSIITNDSYGWLLTSYTPVYDSEGRCVCYAAADISMTQLITESYSFLAKQISLFTGFFILVLAVGLWLAEYGIIYPVNSMAYTAKAFAYDSEEVREDNVDNIGKLEIHTGDEIENLYGAFSKTTADSMKYFADVQAKQETIAKMQSGLIMVLADMVENRDKCTGDHIKKTAAYTELLGRKVQEAGLYPDIVTDEYVSYLRDSAPLHDIGKIAVSDLILNKTGKLTDEEFAVMKSHTSSGRKVIEQVIEKVPESGYLKMAANMANYHHEKFDGSGYPEGLKGDEIPLSARIMTIADVFDALVSRRSYKKPYTFEEAMNVIKEGAGTHFDPTLSKLFIEASDEVRKIADDFSEE, translated from the coding sequence ATGATGCAATTAAGGAAGGCTGTAACTCAGGGTTTGATGCGCCGCAGGATGGGACGCGTAGCATTGCTGTGCATATTCGGTATCTCACTTAATTTATTAGGTTCGATCGTTGCAGGCCTTCTGAATGTACCGTTTTACTTTGATTCCATCGGTACGATCCTGGTAGCAGCCATGAGCGGCACGCTCCCCGGAATCGCTGTAGGTTTCTTTACCAATATTCTGAAGGTCATGACAGGTGACTACTCATCGATCTACTATGGAGCGATAAATGTCCTCCTTGCGATGACGACTTCGCATTTTGCTCGTAAGGGATACTTTCGGAAAGTATATAAAGCAATCCTTCTCGTATTTGTACTGGCATTTGTCGGAGGCGGCATAGGTTCTGTTCTTACCTGGTTCCTGTTCGGGTTTGCGACTGAAGGCGTAACGGCGTCTTTCGCACTCGGGCTATATAACCGCTTCAGTATGCCGATGTTCGCTGCCCAGTTCATTGCCGACTATTCGATCGATGTAATTGATAAGTTCATAAGTATCGCTATCGTATATGCCGTGATCACGATACTGCCGAATAAGATAGAGGAGAAGTTCCGATACGACGGCTGGCAGCAAAGACCACTGTCGGAAGATATCAGGATAGCTCTGAGTAAGGGTACTGTCCGAAGGATATCCTTGAGGACCAAGATCCTTCTCCTTTTGACCGTTGCTTCTCTCCTGGTTGCTATCGTAGCTGTTCTGATCGGATATTATCTCTTCAGAAGATCTACGATCGAAGACCATACAACGATAGGCGAGAGTGTATCTAATCTCGCCGCGAGCGTGATAGATCCGGACAAGGTGGATGATTTCCTGGAAAAAGGTGAAGATGCTGAAGGCTATAAGAAGACAGAAGATCTTCTTTACGGCATACGTAACAGTTCTCCTGATATCCTCTATCTTTATGTCTACAGGATCGAGGATGACGGCTGCCATGTCGTATTTGACCTCGATACGATCGATGGTGAAGCAGGCTCTGAGCCCGGTGACGTGATACCTTTCGATGAGTCATTCTCCGAATATGTTCCTCATCTTTTAAAAGGGGAGGATATCCCGTCGATAATAACTAACGATTCCTACGGCTGGCTCCTGACGTCTTATACGCCCGTCTATGACAGTGAGGGAAGATGTGTCTGCTATGCCGCTGCCGATATCTCCATGACGCAGCTCATTACCGAATCCTATTCGTTCCTGGCTAAGCAGATATCACTTTTTACCGGATTCTTTATCCTCGTACTGGCTGTAGGACTCTGGCTCGCCGAATACGGCATAATCTATCCCGTTAACTCGATGGCTTATACGGCCAAGGCTTTCGCTTACGACAGCGAAGAAGTAAGAGAGGATAACGTCGATAACATCGGTAAGCTCGAGATCCATACGGGTGATGAGATCGAGAACCTCTATGGAGCATTCTCGAAGACGACCGCCGACAGTATGAAGTATTTTGCCGACGTCCAGGCCAAGCAGGAGACTATAGCGAAGATGCAGAGCGGACTTATCATGGTACTCGCCGATATGGTCGAGAACAGGGATAAGTGCACGGGTGATCATATCAAGAAGACCGCGGCGTATACGGAGCTCCTCGGAAGAAAGGTACAGGAGGCAGGACTTTATCCCGATATCGTAACAGATGAATATGTCTCATATCTTCGTGATTCGGCGCCTCTCCACGATATAGGAAAGATCGCCGTTTCCGACCTGATCCTCAATAAGACAGGTAAGCTCACCGATGAGGAGTTTGCCGTCATGAAGAGTCACACATCTTCAGGCAGAAAAGTCATCGAGCAGGTAATAGAGAAGGTTCCCGAATCAGGTTATCTTAAGATGGCAGCCAATATGGCAAATTATCACCATGAGAAGTTCGACGGCTCCGGATACCCGGAAGGTCTTAAGGGCGATGAGATACCGCTTTCGGCAAGGATAATGACCATTGCGGATGTATTCGATGCGCTTGTCTCGAGGCGAAGTTACAAGAAGCCTTATACTTTCGAAGAAGCAATGAACGTCATAAAGGAGGGTGCAGGTACTCATTTTGATCCGACGCTCTCTAAGCTCTTCATCGAAGCTTCGGATGAAGTCAGAAAGATAGCTGATGATTTCAGCGAAGAATGA
- a CDS encoding Listeria/Bacterioides repeat-containing protein, whose product MKKRKTFSKILASCASIAVLVGSLSMNVFAAESQYVGYDCPRDGFNVYGLDSNGNQIKTTYSNRGYQTYISVDGNSKQQLKNGDGSFSYDTAYTSGSVATTISADIDSTGKAVLITYSVTNNGSDAASIRLGSCADCMIGGADNAPVRANGNGLSMTDGTNNFYLIPGNGNFTTMWSGGYGSRESNVFTNSSSHDYSGDSGLAWSWSFTVPAGRTVTKAVILAAGAELTTHTISFNANGGSGSMESTQFISGISASIPGNTFTKEGYGFVGWSTSPDSTEVAYEDQGEITLSGDIELYALWLPLPTIIEDTEPATDLVYTGEPIELANPGQTDEGTFVYSFYPDGPFTEEIPTGTSSGTYTVYYRVLGDEDHANTPVESFDVTIEGTTVTATIDGTEYDVNPEETLDRPEDPTRPGYEFGGWYSDPEFEDEYDFSSPVGIDGVTLYPMWIPLYATADEEPEPRTLTYTGAPLELAVPGSTEEGTMVYALSPDGPFTETVPTATASGTYTVYYKILGDEDHADSEVSSFTVTVASVPVTVTVNGVETEANAETILARPADPTREGYDFGGWYTDADCQNEYTFGSPVGVNGVTLYPKWTAFEYQLTGGGSGEWTEGSTDGLAFRAERTNNGAATFSHFTGVKVDRNTLDEANYSAESGSVIVTLKPDYLKTLAAGEHTLEIMFDDGASVTTTFTIKAASSTVSTGEALTSTTTVIGSIMVIAAATLVTVTLTKRIREERK is encoded by the coding sequence ATGAAGAAGAGGAAAACATTTAGTAAGATACTAGCCTCGTGCGCCAGTATCGCGGTACTCGTAGGATCGTTGTCGATGAATGTATTCGCTGCTGAAAGCCAGTATGTCGGATATGATTGTCCCCGCGACGGATTTAACGTTTACGGTCTGGACAGTAACGGAAATCAGATTAAAACTACGTATAGTAACCGCGGATATCAGACGTACATTTCAGTCGACGGCAACAGCAAACAACAGCTAAAGAATGGCGACGGATCTTTTTCTTATGATACGGCGTATACTTCCGGATCAGTAGCAACTACTATCTCAGCTGATATCGATTCGACAGGAAAAGCAGTTCTTATCACATATTCGGTAACCAATAACGGGTCCGACGCAGCCAGTATACGCCTCGGTTCCTGCGCTGACTGTATGATTGGAGGTGCCGATAACGCCCCTGTCAGAGCAAACGGCAACGGACTTTCCATGACAGATGGGACAAACAATTTCTACCTTATTCCCGGAAACGGTAATTTTACTACTATGTGGTCAGGCGGATACGGCAGCCGTGAAAGTAACGTTTTCACAAACTCAAGTTCTCATGATTATAGTGGTGACAGCGGACTTGCCTGGTCATGGTCTTTCACTGTACCGGCAGGAAGAACCGTTACTAAAGCAGTGATCCTCGCTGCAGGCGCAGAACTTACGACACACACTATATCTTTTAACGCCAACGGCGGTTCAGGCAGCATGGAATCGACACAATTTATCTCAGGAATTTCTGCTTCCATCCCCGGAAACACTTTCACTAAGGAAGGCTACGGCTTTGTAGGCTGGTCAACGAGCCCCGACTCCACAGAAGTCGCTTATGAGGATCAGGGTGAGATAACATTGTCCGGTGATATAGAACTCTATGCATTGTGGCTCCCGCTTCCTACGATCATCGAGGATACCGAGCCGGCAACAGACCTTGTTTATACCGGTGAGCCTATCGAACTTGCTAATCCCGGACAGACTGATGAAGGTACTTTCGTATACTCCTTCTATCCTGACGGACCTTTCACGGAAGAGATCCCTACAGGAACATCATCCGGAACATATACGGTTTATTATCGTGTACTAGGTGACGAAGATCACGCTAATACTCCCGTAGAGAGCTTTGATGTAACGATCGAAGGTACAACAGTAACTGCTACTATCGACGGTACAGAATACGATGTCAACCCCGAGGAGACACTCGATCGTCCTGAAGATCCCACAAGACCAGGTTACGAATTTGGCGGCTGGTATTCAGATCCCGAATTCGAGGATGAATATGATTTCAGTTCTCCCGTAGGAATTGACGGTGTAACACTTTACCCCATGTGGATCCCTCTTTATGCGACGGCAGACGAAGAACCCGAACCCAGAACTCTTACATATACAGGTGCTCCCCTTGAACTCGCAGTTCCCGGTTCAACCGAAGAAGGAACCATGGTATATGCATTAAGTCCTGACGGTCCTTTCACAGAGACTGTTCCTACTGCTACAGCATCCGGTACTTATACTGTCTACTACAAGATCCTCGGCGATGAAGATCATGCTGATTCTGAGGTTTCAAGCTTCACGGTTACAGTAGCAAGTGTTCCCGTAACAGTTACGGTCAACGGAGTTGAAACAGAAGCAAACGCAGAGACGATCCTCGCACGCCCTGCTGATCCCACAAGAGAAGGCTATGACTTCGGCGGCTGGTATACAGACGCAGATTGCCAGAACGAATACACATTCGGAAGCCCGGTAGGCGTTAACGGTGTAACACTTTATCCCAAGTGGACTGCTTTCGAATATCAGCTCACAGGCGGCGGAAGCGGCGAATGGACTGAAGGAAGCACAGACGGACTCGCATTCAGAGCTGAAAGAACGAATAACGGCGCAGCTACTTTCTCACACTTTACCGGTGTAAAGGTAGATAGAAATACTCTTGATGAAGCTAATTACTCAGCTGAAAGCGGAAGCGTTATCGTAACTCTTAAGCCTGATTATCTTAAGACTCTCGCAGCCGGCGAGCACACTCTTGAGATCATGTTCGACGACGGCGCGTCCGTAACAACAACATTTACGATCAAGGCAGCTTCGAGCACGGTAAGCACAGGCGAAGCTCTGACAAGTACGACAACAGTCATCGGCAGCATCATGGTCATAGCTGCAGCTACACTTGTAACAGTAACTCTCACTAAGAGAATAAGAGAAGAACGCAAGTAA
- a CDS encoding Major Facilitator Superfamily protein, with product MDNVKRQLRKLYAFNLLGNLSIAGAAWVLLLVSQGFTIVEVGLFETVFHIVSLMAEIPSGIFADVFGRKKSLLMSCICALISAATRILFVSFPGVCVSIAFSALTYNFASGSDSALAYDTLLERGRKDEYDGYISTQTVIYRCANGAATLAAGLAVMLGNTKAHLISIVITLIQIIIVMTLRENKVIEEKADKSFTDRVKECYQESFRFLKGNRKATGLIFRNALIGAFDVLLLFFLQAKLPLTGIKDWILGPLLFVMSMGGVLGAFLSVKVKNWPFRRIFLLSLTVVVTGFMANFTGVAWIMTVGGFMAAFADDLIQIRADVELNSMVPPAQRATLISVNSWCFSVVMIIMSPLAGYIFSI from the coding sequence ATGGATAACGTTAAAAGACAGCTTCGAAAGCTGTATGCATTTAATCTTTTAGGTAACCTCTCGATCGCCGGCGCGGCCTGGGTGCTTCTGCTCGTATCTCAGGGTTTTACCATAGTCGAGGTCGGACTGTTCGAGACGGTCTTTCATATCGTAAGTCTGATGGCCGAGATCCCGTCAGGTATATTCGCCGATGTCTTCGGGCGAAAGAAGAGCCTTCTCATGTCATGTATCTGTGCCTTGATCTCTGCAGCCACTAGGATATTATTCGTGAGCTTCCCCGGTGTATGCGTATCGATCGCGTTCTCGGCTCTTACATATAATTTTGCCAGCGGATCTGATTCGGCACTGGCATACGATACTTTGCTCGAGCGCGGCAGGAAAGATGAATATGACGGATATATCTCGACACAGACCGTGATATACAGATGTGCCAACGGAGCTGCAACTTTAGCTGCAGGCCTTGCGGTCATGCTCGGAAATACCAAGGCGCACCTTATAAGTATTGTGATCACTTTGATCCAGATCATTATCGTCATGACGCTTCGCGAGAATAAGGTCATAGAAGAGAAAGCTGATAAGAGCTTTACGGACAGGGTAAAGGAGTGCTATCAGGAGAGCTTCAGGTTCCTTAAGGGTAACAGGAAAGCCACGGGTCTTATATTCCGAAATGCGCTGATCGGTGCGTTCGATGTGCTCTTATTGTTCTTCCTTCAGGCTAAACTGCCTCTGACGGGAATAAAGGACTGGATCTTAGGACCGCTTCTCTTTGTTATGTCCATGGGCGGTGTCCTGGGTGCATTTCTGTCAGTCAAAGTGAAGAACTGGCCTTTCAGAAGGATATTCCTGTTGTCACTTACAGTGGTGGTAACAGGCTTTATGGCGAACTTCACGGGTGTAGCTTGGATAATGACTGTAGGTGGCTTCATGGCTGCTTTCGCAGATGATCTTATTCAGATAAGGGCAGATGTTGAGCTGAATTCCATGGTCCCGCCGGCCCAAAGAGCGACTCTGATATCGGTCAACTCGTGGTGCTTTTCGGTTGTCATGATAATCATGTCTCCGCTGGCCGGCTACATATTTTCCATATGA
- a CDS encoding Listeria/Bacterioides repeat-containing protein, whose protein sequence is MKGKKSIMRRLIATCATVALTVSTMAFSVFADVAQRGSSDYIGFDISAYGFNVYGKNSSNSYLKTTFGGDFSDPSGDGYQAHGGGYSTFLTVDGSTVYTSDRTPGTPGSMTPTFRYGEDYSINDASVNITASINSSGKGVLLTYTITNNSDSDRTMSVGSCSDCQIASNDSALVRSYEDGLSMNDNNGNVFYLLPVSDEFTTLWSGYYGYRYSNLTTNEGSHSYTGDSGLVWSWSVNVPAHGTATRTCIISCGETQVLTRHTVNFDANGGEGSMDSRTFVDGVESILPANTFTREGYDFMGWSTSADSDEVAYANQGAIALTADTTLYAVWSLHRDPSSCTAPEGLSLTYNGAAQELVTPGSTSDGTMVYSLDENGEFTSAIPTGTASGTYTVYYMVQGNATHFDSSVASVEATISPLMVPVSIDGNRVAEISAEEAYAQPEAPTRYGYDFAGWYADSRYTTEYDFTQPVGINGAEIFTKWETVSYDFVGAPLASEDGLTFTVERNINEPSTYSHFTGVKVDGEELSSDNYVAISGSVILTLNADYMNSLSNGTHSLELMFDDADSATTTFTVGTAPAATTTTTTTETTPTATVLGVQRAPETTPSEETTTTEASKADAEATATPTPTTAPSNTVSTGEASNASRIVMGIILLAAGAVVASRYMVRTKEERK, encoded by the coding sequence ATGAAGGGAAAGAAAAGCATCATGAGACGACTCATTGCTACTTGTGCAACAGTCGCTCTCACAGTCAGCACAATGGCTTTCAGTGTATTTGCTGATGTTGCTCAAAGAGGTTCCAGTGACTATATCGGTTTCGATATTAGTGCATATGGATTCAATGTTTACGGTAAGAATTCATCCAATTCTTATTTAAAGACGACATTCGGCGGTGATTTCAGCGATCCAAGCGGTGACGGATACCAGGCTCACGGCGGAGGATATTCTACATTCTTAACGGTGGATGGCAGTACTGTATATACATCCGACAGAACACCCGGCACCCCCGGTAGTATGACCCCTACTTTCAGGTATGGCGAAGACTACAGTATTAACGATGCCAGTGTTAACATTACTGCCTCGATCAACTCTTCCGGTAAGGGCGTTCTTCTTACATACACCATCACTAACAACAGTGATTCGGACAGAACAATGTCTGTCGGTTCATGCTCAGACTGCCAGATCGCAAGCAACGACTCAGCTCTCGTAAGAAGTTATGAGGATGGACTGTCTATGAATGACAACAACGGTAACGTTTTCTATCTTCTCCCTGTCAGCGATGAGTTCACAACATTGTGGTCAGGATATTACGGATACAGATATAGTAACCTCACAACAAACGAAGGCTCTCATAGCTATACAGGTGATAGCGGACTTGTATGGAGTTGGTCTGTAAACGTTCCCGCACACGGAACTGCTACAAGAACATGTATCATCTCCTGCGGTGAGACTCAGGTACTTACAAGACACACAGTTAACTTCGACGCTAACGGCGGTGAAGGTTCCATGGACAGCAGGACTTTCGTTGACGGCGTAGAGAGCATCCTTCCCGCTAACACTTTCACAAGAGAAGGTTATGACTTCATGGGTTGGTCCACAAGCGCTGACTCCGACGAAGTTGCTTATGCAAACCAGGGCGCTATCGCACTTACTGCAGACACAACACTTTATGCTGTATGGTCTCTTCACAGAGATCCTTCCTCCTGCACTGCACCCGAGGGCTTAAGCCTTACATATAACGGTGCTGCACAGGAGCTCGTAACTCCCGGTTCCACATCTGACGGTACAATGGTCTACAGCCTTGATGAGAACGGTGAGTTCACATCTGCTATTCCTACAGGTACAGCTTCCGGCACATATACTGTTTACTACATGGTACAGGGCAACGCTACACACTTTGACTCTTCCGTAGCAAGCGTAGAAGCTACTATCTCTCCCCTTATGGTTCCCGTTTCCATCGACGGTAACCGTGTTGCAGAGATCAGCGCAGAGGAAGCATATGCTCAGCCCGAGGCTCCCACAAGATACGGCTATGATTTCGCAGGCTGGTATGCTGATTCCAGATATACAACAGAATATGATTTCACACAGCCTGTTGGCATCAACGGTGCTGAGATCTTCACAAAGTGGGAAACAGTTTCCTACGATTTCGTAGGTGCTCCCTTAGCATCCGAGGACGGACTTACATTCACAGTTGAAAGAAACATCAATGAGCCTTCCACATACTCTCACTTCACGGGAGTTAAGGTTGACGGCGAAGAGCTTTCTTCTGACAACTACGTAGCAATCAGCGGAAGCGTTATCCTTACACTTAATGCTGATTACATGAATTCACTTTCCAACGGAACACATTCTCTCGAGCTCATGTTCGACGATGCTGATTCCGCTACAACAACATTCACTGTAGGCACGGCACCCGCAGCAACAACAACTACTACAACAACAGAAACAACTCCTACTGCTACTGTTCTCGGTGTACAGAGAGCTCCTGAGACAACTCCTTCCGAGGAGACAACTACAACAGAAGCTTCTAAGGCAGATGCTGAAGCAACAGCAACTCCTACACCTACAACAGCACCTTCAAATACTGTATCTACAGGTGAGGCTTCCAACGCTTCCCGCATCGTAATGGGTATCATCCTTCTCGCTGCAGGCGCTGTAGTTGCTTCCCGTTATATGGTAAGAACAAAGGAAGAAAGAAAATAA
- a CDS encoding zinc transport system substrate-binding protein: MKKIISTIAATALIMCSVCSCGAETKDNGKKQIVATVFPEYDWVMNILGDKADEFEVTLLLDNGADLHSYQPTVDDLAKVAECDMFIYVGGESDGWVDDALKQAVNKDMVVVDLLEVLGDDVVEEEIVEGMECEEEEEEGEEEEGPEYDEHVWLSLRNASVLCGAIEEGIANIDPDNASAYEANLKSYQDQLSALDAEYIAAVDGASKDTLLFGDRFPFRYMVDDYGLNYYAAFVGCSAESEASFDTVIFLAGKVDELGLTTIVTIEGNNTGIAESIRDNTASKDQEIVTLDSMQSVTAADISAGTTYLDIMRSNLDALSAALS; the protein is encoded by the coding sequence ATGAAGAAAATAATCTCAACTATAGCAGCAACTGCGCTCATCATGTGCTCTGTATGTTCATGCGGCGCTGAGACAAAAGATAACGGCAAGAAGCAGATCGTAGCGACTGTATTCCCCGAGTACGACTGGGTAATGAATATCTTAGGCGATAAGGCTGACGAGTTCGAGGTAACACTCTTACTCGATAACGGCGCTGACCTTCACAGCTACCAGCCCACGGTTGACGATCTTGCAAAGGTCGCCGAATGCGATATGTTCATCTATGTAGGCGGTGAGTCTGACGGATGGGTAGACGATGCCCTGAAGCAGGCAGTTAATAAGGATATGGTAGTTGTTGATCTTCTCGAAGTATTGGGCGACGATGTCGTCGAGGAAGAGATCGTTGAAGGTATGGAATGCGAGGAAGAGGAAGAAGAGGGCGAAGAGGAAGAAGGCCCCGAGTATGACGAGCATGTCTGGCTCTCACTTCGAAATGCTTCAGTTCTCTGCGGTGCGATAGAAGAAGGTATCGCCAATATCGATCCCGATAATGCATCCGCATATGAAGCTAATCTCAAGTCTTATCAGGATCAGCTCAGTGCTCTTGATGCCGAATATATCGCGGCAGTCGACGGTGCGTCTAAGGACACGCTCCTCTTTGGAGACCGATTCCCGTTCCGATATATGGTCGATGACTACGGACTTAATTACTATGCGGCTTTTGTGGGTTGTTCTGCAGAGAGCGAGGCCAGCTTTGATACGGTCATCTTCCTTGCAGGTAAGGTAGACGAGTTAGGACTTACGACTATAGTAACGATCGAAGGTAATAATACGGGTATTGCCGAGTCCATAAGAGATAATACGGCATCTAAGGATCAGGAGATCGTAACTCTTGATTCTATGCAGTCAGTTACTGCTGCCGATATCTCTGCGGGTACGACTTACCTGGATATCATGAGATCTAATCTCGATGCTCTGAGTGCAGCTCTCTCGTAA